One Eretmochelys imbricata isolate rEreImb1 chromosome 9, rEreImb1.hap1, whole genome shotgun sequence genomic window, GTAGTTTCAGATAGTTAAAATAATACTTAGGTTCCCATCTAAGCAAATACACTTTCCTTTCCCTAAATGTCTGAGGAAGCCTGAAAATATGATGCAAATGACTGACAGAttctttaaatgttttctgaACTACATAAAATATTcatcaaatatatttttgtttgttcaacTAGAAGAATCAACAATTTTAGGAATATTTAGTATTGAGCACAGGTCTCTATTGGATAGACCCTTATTGGTTTTGACAGAGTATTATTAATGTTTACTAATcctgtaatattttatatatgaagtatttttataaacattaactTAACTGGGGGGGATTTGGGagggttggtttggttttttttgtttgtttttgttttgttgagtaaaagtgtcatttttttaaaaaagttacatttgAATGTGGCTCCAATGAACTAACTAGgtccctgatccagcaaaatcAGGGCCAGTCTTAGGGGCAAGGTGATCACCCTGAATCCCAACTTTTAATGGTGCCAAATCACCATTTGGGGGGGCACACCACTCAGTctctttagttatttattttactCCGCTGCTCCACTCATCTGTTGTTGTGTGGTTTTGTTTGGGGGTTTATTTCTTTTAGGTCAACTGCTGGGTgacactgaaaatgttttccaCCCTGAGGAGAAAAAACCCCAGGGGCAGCCCTGCTGCAGATACACAAGTAActtaatatacacacacacaaatagtcccattcgCTTAAATGAACTCTTCACATGAGTGAACATACTcaagcataagtgtttgcaggaaagGGACCCAAGATATTTCAATAAATTGCTTAAAACTTGAATGAAACCCATGCAACTTAATGTGAACTATTCCAGACACTGAGAAATACAAATACTTCAGTTTCAGTAATATCATTACCAAGTCTTGTCACACATTTTTATGAAATTATACTGGAACAAGATTCTCACACTAATTATCTCTAATGTCTTACTTTTCAGGTTCTAGATATCTTTAAGCAGCCAAAACACCTTACTTTTCCACCGGATAATTAAAATGTCCTTAAGCAATATCTCAAATTGCAGTGTCTACAGACAACTGGAACCATTTACCTATTTTTACTACTTAATTTTCCTCATTGGATTTATTGGGAGTTGTTTTGCCCTATGGGCATTCACTCAAAAGGATCAGAAACAAAAATGTATGAGCATCTATCTAATTAACCTCCTAACAGCTGATTTCCTGTTGACTCTGGCATTGCCAGTAAAAATAATTGTTGACTTAGGTATTGCCCCCTGGAGACTGAGGATATTCCACTGCCAGGTCACAGCTTGCCTCATCTATATTAATATGTATTTATCAATCATATTTTTGGGATTTGTAAGCATGGACCGCTGCCTTCAGTTAATGCACAGTACTAAGATCTATCGAATCCAAGAACCTGGATTTGCCAAGATGTTATCTGCAGTTGTATGGATAATGGTTCTCCTTATAATGGTACCTAACATGGTGATTCCAATCAAAGAAATAGAACAAAAGCCTACTGTGGGGTGTATTGATTTCAAAACAACAGTTGGAAAAGATTGGCATGTGTTTACTAATTTCATATGTACAGCAATATTCCTGAATTTTTCAGCCATGATACTTATTTCCAATTTTCTTGTTGTTAGACAACTTTACCTAAACAAATACAGCAAGAGTTATGCAAATGTAAAGAAAGCTCAGATAAATATACTGTTAGTAACAGCAGGCTACATCATGTGTTTCGTTCCTTACCACATTGTTCGGATCCCCTATACTTTGAGCCAGAGTGATGCTATAACCGATTGTCTTCTGAAACAATCCCTCTTTAAAGCAAAGGAATCCACTCTGCTGTTGGCAGTGTTGAATCTCTGTTTTGAtcctattttatatttttatctttCCAAGACATTTAGACTAAAAATTACTGAGACTTTTATAGCACATAAAGAAACAAAGATTCTCACAGGAGAAGGAGTACATTGAGAAGAGGCACATTATATACAAAAGTACTGTAGTATTTCAACCTAGACTACCAACACTGTGTGTGCATATGTAATTTATACAACTGCTGTGCGTTTGCTGAACATGGCTAACAATGTCAATAAAATTACTGTCAAACCCTAACCCTGGGCAGAAGGAAAGCTTAATGATGGATCTGGATCACTTTATTATTTTACAGCTTCATACACTGATTTGGAATATTATACAGTTCTGTACTATCAGAAGACCTGATACGAGTCATAGGAATATTTTAACACACTGCTTAATTAAGAACATATGAAGTCATACTAAAGACCTACCCAAAAAATACCTATGAAGCATGATCCAAACATGTTTTGTAATGCAATTTAtcaagaaagatttaaaaatatttaataaaggttTATGGATTGAGGCGATCTGGACTCACCTTTACTACATAATAATATTAAATGCTTTCTGTATTAATTTACCAGGTATAATAAAGGAAGAATGTACTCAACAGCAACTGATAAGCTGCGAAGACTCTCCACAGCCATaataaaaccaaacatttcaaaagGCACTTTTTCTAGAAAGTGATTTTAAGCTGAACTGATTTAAAATGCACTGTATCTGCTTATATCACCCCTGTCATTGcttacaaataatttttttcattttgtaatactcatcttttttccccattttgctactTCATTGAGTATTAAAATTATGGAAATATGTAAGTTACTACAGTAAAATTCTTGGGTTAAATGGGAAAAACTGAACAGCACAAAGTGTCTagacaaaatgtaaaatattcaaTTTTTCTTTCTGTATGTTCGTGATTTTTATaagactttttaaacaaaaaactacACCAATAAAATAGCTACATGGTATTTACATCTCAGACATTTAGAAAACCAAAACGTCTTAAACACCCAAAAACCAAAGACAAATACAAGTTATTGCCAGTCTGGATTCGTTCTAATGGTAAACCAAAAATACTTcagaaatataaaacaaaaactagATTGTCTTTGTTTACTAATCCACAAAACGTATTCGTATTTTGACCAACTGTAAACAAGCACCCAAAATTACTCTGGACAGACAGCTCATCCAACATCTAATAGCAAGAAATTAAGAGCAAGAAAATTCAAACCCAAGCTTCTTATATTTTTAAAGCAGAGATGATTATAAGTGCCACATCACATCTTACCTCTTGATCTGATAGCTACAATAGTTGGTTGAATTTTGTATTGTCTTTTaaaattgtcaggtttcagagtagcagccgtgttagtctgtattcgcgaaaagaaaaggagtacttggggcaccttagagactaataaatttatttgagtataagctttcgtgagctgcatccgatgaagtgagctgtagctcacaaaagcttatgctcaaataaatttgttagtctctaaggtgccacaagtactcctttattttttttttaaattgtgtcgGTTTTCCTATGTTTTCAGTGAACATTTCTGGGCCGAGACACATAATCAGCCTTTAGGCTTATTCAGTATTAGGCCACTCTTCTGAAGCTGCCAACAAGGGTATGTGTTGGAAAGGTGGGATTTTCTCGGGTTGGGACATGTATCAATTAGCTCCCTTCATTTCTCAAGTGGCATACAGTTAAAtgccaacaaacaaacaaagaccCAAAGAAGAAAAACCTACAATAATTCTTCAGTCCTACACATTTCACCATTACTAATCTCATACATACATTCTGATTCCCTTATTTCTCAGCTACACTGTCAATTATGACTCAGAAAATGAAACagcaaatgaaacagaaaaactGTTACCAATGCATTGGTAAGTTAACCAGACAGCAGTCGTCTAATTCTACAGAAAATGAAAATTCCAGTGACTAACAGTATCCAATTTTCTATTCAGTATAATTGTTTATTTGATCCATAATCCCTAAATGAGTATTTTAATGCCGTACTCATTTTCTTTATCTAGCATATCACCATGTGTTATTATTTCCAATGCATATACCTGTAGCTAAACAACTACTCGGAAGGCTCATTGAAATATAAAACACTCAAAGTAACCAAAAAAGATTCCTTGCTGCATCTCATATTATCTTGTGCCCTAATGTGATTCGCATTTGGGCACAGCATTGCACAACAGGGTTAAGAATAAAATTAGTGTCACAGCAACTATAAATATAATCTTTTGGGGTCAAAGTTACCCAGTGTAGTAGGTGCTACTGAAGATCGTCACTTTAGTAGAGCCACCATGGACAAGAGCAACTGTGGAGTGGCAGGGCTAGCcctaccatgaggcgaactgaggtggccgACTCAGATGccagactgggggcgggggggggagagaaccactaggacccagacagaaaattgtgtctgctgctggtgcatatgtattctctctgctctagatgcacagaaatggt contains:
- the GPR171 gene encoding G-protein coupled receptor 171; protein product: MSLSNISNCSVYRQLEPFTYFYYLIFLIGFIGSCFALWAFTQKDQKQKCMSIYLINLLTADFLLTLALPVKIIVDLGIAPWRLRIFHCQVTACLIYINMYLSIIFLGFVSMDRCLQLMHSTKIYRIQEPGFAKMLSAVVWIMVLLIMVPNMVIPIKEIEQKPTVGCIDFKTTVGKDWHVFTNFICTAIFLNFSAMILISNFLVVRQLYLNKYSKSYANVKKAQINILLVTAGYIMCFVPYHIVRIPYTLSQSDAITDCLLKQSLFKAKESTLLLAVLNLCFDPILYFYLSKTFRLKITETFIAHKETKILTGEGVH